From Malus sylvestris chromosome 1, drMalSylv7.2, whole genome shotgun sequence:
TtcctccttattactataaataaaggcacaagatCTGAAGACTAACACACAACATTCCTCAATCCTATTCTCCATCTCTTTTTCTCTATTGCCGCACCTCTCTTTCCCTTAGTtaatttaggggtgtgatattcacacacccctttttacttctctcacacccggatcggatgaattaaagaatatcaaatgacagaaattaataaGGGATGTGAGAGAAATAAAAAGGGATGTGGATAACACACCTCTTAATTTATAGGCCACAACGTACATGACATAAattggagcatttttttttcttttaaaaaaattatgcaaagaaaagtttgaattaaaacgtttttttatttatattaatgttTTTTAGCCATGTGACACTTATGACACACATCTAAATCTTAGGGTGTTATactgaatttaaaattttaagaaattaaGTAAAACTCGAGCTAAACTAAAGGAGGTGAGGGGTGAAATAGTGGACTAAACCTTATAATAgactagtaataatatggtttaaaatCACTTTTGTCGATCCAACTTATCAATGAAGATAAATActaggcctaatcggataaatggtccccgtggtgataaggtattcggatgatagcccctgtggtaaaaaaattcggatttaaacccctgtggtctaagtctgttaggatttatgcccttctgttaaataatgctgacgtggctgccaaatgtctgccacgtagcaaaaataatattttttaatttttttttaaaacctgaatttttacaaaaaaaaaaaaaaaaaaccccagaaACTCCCCCCGCCCTCCGcccgtccccccccccccaccggacttcttctccttcttcttcccgccggaggccagctccccccccccccccagccgcgcgaccctcctccctctccttcttccttcttcttcttcttcccgccggtctccccgcgcgactcctccctctccctcttcttcttcttcttcttcttcttcttcttcttcttcttcttcttcttcttcttcttcttcttcttcttcttcttcttcttcttcttcccgccggagaccAGCTCCCCTCTCGCCGGAGCCCTCTCCCCgcgccctcctccctctccatctccctcttccttcttcttgttcttgcagatctgggtttttttgttttttttgtaaaaattcaggtttaaaaaaaaattattatttttgccacgtggcagacatataaatcctaacagacttataccacaggggtttaaatcctaacagacttagaccacaggggtttaaatccgaatttttttaccacaggggctatcatccgaataccttatgaccacggggaccatttatccaattaggcctaaaTACTACTTGCAAAAAAAGAGTAACGGTTGGTAACATGCAGTTGGTTGAATAGTTTCCAAACGGACAGGAGCAAGAGGAGCGTAGCTATatagaaagaaaacaaagatgGCGAAACCCTCCATTGCAATCACTGAGAGCTTCGCTTCCGAAGCAACAATTGCAGACGACATTCCTGGGGAAGATGTAATCAGAGTTCTGAAATTTCTCCGAGGAGTTGGAATCTCGGACCCTGTCCCAGATGAGTTCGATGCTAAAAAGGATACCTACTCCGACATCATTCGTGACCTCCTCAAGCCCCTTCACATCTCCCCAGGCCGTGTCACCTGCCTCGTATCTGTGAAGCCTGCTGTCACTGTAATCTATCTTCCcctctttatttttctctttttgtttcaatttgtAATTTTCAGtggttctgtttggttgctgagaaaattctAGGTATGGGTTATTTATACCCAAAAGTGGGGAAATTGGAGGAATAGGATTGGACCCTTTCGGGATGTGTTTGATTTGAATTGGGTTTTCATCGTGTTTTTCTATCTGGGTTTGACTAAATTGAGCTGTGTTCTTGCTTGCTTGCTGAGAAAATTGCTTGATTTAATGGTTACTTGTATAACCAGTTCAAAATTAATATTGATAGAGGCCCATTCTATTAGCTTGTATGATTGGGACTTTGATCTTATACAAAGCAAAGTAAGATGCTTTGTTAGACCCCATTTCAAAGCTATTAACATCGTCATCAAATTCCACCATTTTGCTCACTAATGTGTAATTGTATTTCAATTTGATGTCTGTTTCAATTGTTCTTGTATTTGGGTGTTTCAGTTGTTCTTGTATTTGGGAGAAAAGAAGATGCCACTGAACGTCGGGTTAATTTTCATATGTTTTCGTCGTCTTTGAAACCTAAGTTACCTAACAAATGTAAAGATGTTTTGTTCATGAATCTGCAGAATTTCTATTCCGGATTTCATGGAGGAGCTATTGCTGCTGTTGCTGAGGCTGTGTCCATGGCTTGTGCAAGAACTCTCGTGGCTAAGGATAAGGAGCTTTTTCTGGGGGAACTAAGCATTTCTTACCTCTCTAGTGCAACAAAGAATGTAAGGCCCTTAGAATGTACATTTGTTCCTTTAAATGTAGATATATAAAGTTTGATGCGCATGCcaaaatagaattgaaatgaATTCAAAGCTTTACTATGATTGTTTAGCTGTCTTCATTGGAAATCGAAAGGTCGTCTGAGGCATTTCAAATGGTAATGGTATTGGTGTAGAATGACTAGAGGAAGAAATTAGGGATTAGGATTTTGTTGGCactttaaatttgtaaattgtgATGAGGGATTTGTACCTTCTGTGTGCAATTCCTTGAATGTCAAAGGTCTGCCTTTCGTGCGTCTTGGTGCAGAGAACTTATATTTCCGGCTTTCTTGAgtcatttcttctttttatttgtagAATCTCTTActataaacaaaataaagaggTTGCTCGCTGTACTTTGAATCCATTTTCTGAAGATGGCAATGTGGAATTGCCTTATCACAGAAAGTTGTACCAACTGAAATGGGCCAAAAAGTGGGATATACAGACGGTGCTAAGTTTCCGAACCTTAAACAACATAATTTTGGCCGTCTGATACTTGATTGACTCAGGCCGACGGTGGTTTTGAACCCCACAAACTCTGTTTAGGTATGGGTTCCAAGAATAACTGCCCTACTTGCACGCAATGGTTCCAGACTCTAATGAAGATATTGAAAATTTAATCAGGTATTCAATTTGTCATTGGACATCGGTTTAAGGTGCAATCAGCTAACCGAGACATGATAAGAGAAATATCTACGTTATCCAGTATTGGCAATTCAGTAAACTGAAGTTTACACTCGTGAATCTTGTTTATAATTTGCGTTGTTCATGCTGTTGGTTTCTCTCTGTTTTGATTTTTACTTACCAATGGGACTTTTACAGGAAGAGGTGATAGTTGACGCATCTGTTGTGCGGAGTGGAAGAAACCTCAGCGTGATAGCTCTTGAATGGAAACTCAAGAAAACTGGGCGTTTGGTTTACGCTGCTCGTGCTACCTTCTACCACACGCCTGTTGCAAACTTATGATTTCTATAGCACATCTTGTCAATTTGCTGCCATCTGCATGGTTATTCCGATATAGACCGCTATTCAGTAACTATAAGATCAATTATATATACGTGTATGCATACGATTACGTGCAACGGGGACATGAAAGTTCTTTTCATATCTGTAGTGTCTTTGATTTCATACCCAGCAACCATATTTTGATCGTTGAGCAATTGGTACTGTTCTATAATTTGAAGGAAAGGAGACCCAAAGAAGTGTGTTTTAAGAGGAAAGCAAAACATAGGGTTGGGTTCGGTTTCAATCGATTTGGTTCGATTTTTCAAATTCGGTTTGATTTTTTTGGGATTCGGTCCTATTTATCTTTACATACTCTGCAAAAAACAAGACAGCTGTTGCAAAATTATATTTATTGATGGGTTTGGTGTTTCGACGCGTCATGAACACAAAGATGGCAAAACcttccggtgctttctcttccACAGCAATAATTTCTGAGGACTTTCCTCCGCAACACTTGAACCAAGTTGTGTGTTTTCTTCATAGAGTCGGGATTTCTGACCCTATCCCGGATCGTTGCAATACAAAAGACTACCACTCCGCCTTGATTCACGGCATCCTCAAGCCTTCGCACATCCGAAAAGGCCGCGTCACCTGCCTTGTCTCCGTAAAACCTGCTGTTGCTGTAATATTTCGCTGCTTATTCTCTCCCTTCTTCGTTTCAACTTTTGCTTTTCATTTTGTCATGAATGTGCAGAATATCCGCGGGGGATTTCACGGGGGAGCTATTGCTGCTGTAGCTGAGACAGTGTCGATAGCTTGTGCAAGAACGGTAGTGGCTGAGGATAAGGAGATTTTCTAGGGGAACTGAGCATCTCCTACCTCTCTGCACCAAAGAATGTGAGTTAGTCCACCATAATCCCCAGTCGTTTCTTTCTTTCGGATTGACCAGTATTTCATCTGAAAAAGAACATCGACATTACGCTACAGGCGGAGCTGATAGGTGAAGGATCTGTTGTGAAGAGTGGAAGAAATCTGAGCGTGATAGCAGTTGATATCAAACTCAAGGAAACTCAACAGTTGGCTTACACTGCTCGTGCTACCTTCTATCACACGCCGATTGCAAAATTATGAATTCAGAGATTAAAATTGTCTAACACATGATCATCTTATCAATGTTTATGGCTTAGGATTATAGAGTTACTCTGAAATAAGATCCACGACGTCTTTAAATTCGATTATGACTACAAAGTGATATCACAGAGTTGCACCAAAATAATATACACTGACAAAACATCGGAGGAGAAAATACATTCGAGTGGATGAGAAGATACAACCGCCCAGCAGCCTAAGGCTTCACAACTTTGCATCAACTCTAAGCCTTACCTTTCATCCTACATCACCAATATAGCGGAAAGTAGCAGCACTTCATGTGCAGTAATGATCATCTCAAAACCAAACGTGTGAGTTTCAACTAGGAAGTCTCATCCTAACCCCGTTTTTCCCCAATCGGATTAAATGGTTGCTGTTATTGGCTCAGTACAGGGATAAACACCGACCTCCAGCACGCATATATATGGGGATTCAGGAGTTCTATACAGTGAGAGAAAAACATCTGATAAAAATCACTAACATCTACTTgcattgaaaaataataatatctgAGATCAGAAGAGTAGTCAGTCCCTTGACATATGAGACTGGCACACTCACCTACATTCGGACTATGAAAATATGGCATTGACAAAGGCCTCTGCATCAAACGGTTGGAGGTCTTCCACGCCTTCACCAACACCCACAAACTTTACAGGGATGCCGAGCTCATTCACCACGCTGACCTAAAGTAGACGCAATCTTATGATTAGTGAAGGCTAAAAAAACTTGAGAATTAAGTCTTGAAACAACAGAAGCTACATCAATATCTCAATTCAATAATAGATCGAAAACTATACGGGACAGAAGATTTGAACATACCACACAGCCTCCTCTAGCAGAACCGTCAAGTTTTGTCAAAATCAAACCAGTTATACCAACAATCTGTCAAATATTTACAAGGCAAACAATCAAAACATGAATGAAGTGGCACAAAGAATTAGAGTACAAATTAAGGGCAAGATATTCAATCAAATATCCAAGTTCTACTCTAACTGACAAAATTGGAATATAACATGCTGCACCTAAACACGAACACGAAAGGAACAAACTTAAACATTCTTGAGAGGTGAGACAAACAAGATCATGCGAGGAATAGCCAACCATCTTAATCCAGAAGGTAAAGGATAAGAACATTACTTCGTTGAATTCTCTTGCTTGTGGAAGCATGTTTAAACCCGTAGTCCCATCCAGAACTAGTAGGATCTCCTGCATGTATTAAAAGAAATATTGATAGGCACGTTTAGAAACATGGTACACTAGACAGATTGTATGAATTTGGAGAAGTTACTAGATATCTCAACAAATAAAATGGGTACATACAAATCAaagaataacaacaacaacaacaaagccttttcccactaagtggggtcggctatatgaatcctagaatgccattgcgctcggttttgtgtcatgtcctccgttagatccaagtactctaagtcttttcttagggtctcttccaaagttttcctaggtcttcctctaccccttcggccctgaacctctgtcccgtggtcacatcttcgaaccggagcgtcagtaggccttctttgcacatgtccaaaccaccgtaaccgattttctctcctctttctttcaatttcggctactcctactttacctcggatatcctcattcctaatcttatcctttctcgtgtgcccacacatccaacgaagcatcctcatctccactacacctacatgttgatgcttcaccacccaacattctatgccatacagcattgccggccttattgccgtcctataaaattttcccttgagcttcagtggcctacgacggtcactcaacacgccggatgcactcttccacttcatccatccagcttgtattctatgggtgagatctccatcaaattctccgttcttttgcaagatagatcctaggtagcaaaaacggtcgctctttggtatttcctgatctacgatcctcacccctaactcattttggactccgtttgcactgaacttgcactccatatattctgtctttgatcggcttaggcgaggacctttagattccaacacttctctccaaaggttaagcttcgcgtttaccccttcctgcgtttcatctatcaacactatatcgtttgcgaaaagcatacaccaaagaatatcatcttaaatattaagttcgtgatcttcgctagattgctccggtcattagtgtggataagtatgtaaatggataaagacaggaagcaaacacaagatgtacgtggttcacccagattggctacgtccacggagtaaaggagttcgcattaattgtgaagggtttacacagtatataggttcgagctctcctttagtgagtacaagtgaatgatttagtacaaatgacattaggaaatattgtggaagaatgatctcgtaatcacgaaacttttaagtaccgaagtgtggtatcgtcttcacttgccttatctgtctcataggtagatgtggcatcttctttggaagtactcttcctccctccaggggtggtatctttaactggtggagatgcacaaggtaatgtatcaatttcacttgacgcttacttgtagtttcaggcttggtcaagcgcgatacaaaccatgtagtaggagtcccccaagtcgccgagctaggggatctgctgaaagaggtgacagacaaggt
This genomic window contains:
- the LOC126604280 gene encoding uncharacterized protein LOC126604280, whose translation is MAKPSIAITESFASEATIADDIPGEDVIRVLKFLRGVGISDPVPDEFDAKKDTYSDIIRDLLKPLHISPGRVTCLVSVKPAVTNFYSGFHGGAIAAVAEAVSMACARTLVAKDKELFLGELSISYLSSATKNEEVIVDASVVRSGRNLSVIALEWKLKKTGRLVYAARATFYHTPVANL